One window from the genome of Myxococcaceae bacterium encodes:
- a CDS encoding helix-turn-helix domain-containing protein, with protein MPLRLLESPKPLFRWKARKTANLQSLIPKSRCTCSLRKTKVPHELRIPILELRREHPTWGKRKIRWILQQKGVRTSESATGRIITQLIQRGSIPSAHLAAQRA; from the coding sequence ATGCCACTCAGATTGTTGGAGTCTCCAAAGCCACTCTTTCGTTGGAAGGCTCGAAAGACGGCCAATCTTCAATCGTTGATCCCGAAAAGCCGATGTACCTGTTCTTTGCGGAAAACGAAAGTACCCCATGAGCTCAGAATTCCCATCTTAGAGCTTCGCCGTGAACACCCTACTTGGGGTAAAAGAAAGATCCGCTGGATTCTTCAGCAGAAGGGAGTTCGAACCAGCGAGAGCGCAACTGGCCGTATCATTACCCAATTGATCCAACGCGGCTCGATTCCCAGTGCTCATCTTGCAGCTCAACGAGC